The Pecten maximus unplaced genomic scaffold, xPecMax1.1, whole genome shotgun sequence region tctttaatacatgtactaatgttgaccgtTGCGGTCAGGGATGtgaattaaagttgtattatattatgaatACAGGTAGTTATGTGGACctgtacggtcagggatgtgaattaaagttgtattatattatgaatACAGGTACGTATGTggaccggtacagtcagggatgtaaattaaagctgtattatatcataaatacaggtactaatgttgaccggtacagtcagggatgtaaattaaagctatAATTTAGCTTtcatacaggtactgatgttgaccggtacagtcagggatgtaaattaaagttgtattatatcataaatacagttACTTATGTCAACCGGTACGGCcagggatgtaaatcaaagttgtatattatcataaatacaggtactaatattgaccggtacggtcagggatgtaaattaaagctgtaatatatctttaatacaggtactaatgttgaccggtacagtcaaggatttaaattaaagctgtaatatatctttaaatacaggtactaatgctgacctGTACGATcaggatgtaaattaaagctgtaatatatctttaatacaggtactgatgttgaccggtacagccagggatgtaaattaaagctgtaatatatctttaatacaggtactaatgctgacctgtacggtcagggatgcaaattaaagttgtatatcaTCATtcatacaggtactgatgttgaccggtacggtcagggatgtagaTTAAagctgatatatatttttaatacaggtactgatgctGACCAGTACGGTCAGGGATgcaaattaaagttgtatattatcattcatacaggtactgatgttgaccggtacggtcagggatgtagattaaagctgtaatatatctttaaaacaggtactaatgttgaccggtacggtcagggatgtaaatttaaactgtattatatcattattgcaggtactgatgttgaccggtacagtcaggtaTCATTAATACAGttactaatgttgaccggtacagtcagggatgtaaatgaaagttgtagtatatcataaatacaggtactcatgttgaccggtacggtcagggatgtaaattaaaactctattataatattattacaggtactgatgttcaccggtacagtcagggatgtaaattcgGTACTAATATTGACTGGTACCTCCAGGGatgtaaatcaatatttgaATCTGTCGTGTTTCTAAGGAGAGTGCTACTTTTTGTCATTTTCCGTGGTGCAAGTTTCACAAAGTATCTAAAAGTTTGGTTACCTCAATCTGTTGCCATGCGCTAGCCGTTCGCCTTTTAATGTagtatatttaagaaataattaacgatgattcgtgtattgttgcaggatatacaacgagaacgaggatattttgcaattaatttgagttattaattaaaattgcaaaatatccgagtaagagttgtatatcctgcaacaatgcacgagtcaaagttgattatttctattctaccgTGTAcagtttagttctgagatcgacctctttctaatagaaaaacagcaaagaaaccccgggaaaaccttgtaattaatttcttgagtattgcattatttgttgttgaaatatacaggcaatacagtactacgatcaagagcatctatcatatggcattgattttgaaaatttaaaaaaaaaaggataaaaaaagggaaaaaaaaggggggggggggggggggccttcGTAGGATCCGAACTCGCATCGTGATAACAATTAATTGAAAGACaaacccattagcccactcggctatagtaaccttttcCAAAActggtgaatattagatatatgaAATTATAACAGCCGTGGCTCACGACCGTGtgttattggcacgagcgtaggttgttggaaaataatacatggttttaaaccaatcaaaactggcgttacatagcaaacatggtagaatgtaGAATTGCGGGGAAATCTCAGCACTATATGGGAAACCTGTACACCTATCGGCTGCGATTTGTAGTTATATCGGAGAAAATAAGTTTCATCTTTAAACGGATACATGGAGTGGATATCAGTGTCGAAAGTTTGAAAATTGTCCAGATGTAATGATTGCTGTAGCGGAGATTATCTATCCATACACTGCCCTCTATGTCcagtttcaaaatataaaccCAGAGCAGCATCAAAATTACGTGCACATTTCGAAGTGCATTGAAAAACACGCATAGAAGGTAGAAATGGTAAGTAGCGAACAAAGTCCATTCATTAAGTAAagagttataatgatataagcAGGGTCTGTTTTTAGATAATTGGTCACTACTTACTAATGGAGTAATGCTCTGTTCCGCGTCAGCGTCTACACACCTTAAAGTTATGCAGGTAAgtatttaaaaagatattgtGTCCAAAAGTATGCATCATAGACCCCTCTAATTTGGCATATACAACCATTAGATATTTAAGATTGATGTCACGTCAATTTACTGTTGATTTATTGGGTAATTTTTGGACGTAACATTCGTCCTGTTAATTGTGAAAGACTTTTAAGTTTACGAATATGTATCCCATATTAGTTAATAAATAATTGTGCAACAAATACTGTTGACAATTTGAACTTATGACGTATGTATTGATGATCAATCTCAAACGACAATGCCGAAAAACCCTGTAATGATATAACTTTTAAGATTCGCCGATTTTAGTCTCAGGACCCGAACGAAGTGAAGGTTGAAGTAGTTGGTTTCCCATCAAAATCTTTTGCGTGTCCATATTGGGTTCTctgtaatatttgatatattacaatttGTGTGAGCGATTATTACCAGCTAACATCATACAATGGTAAAATATTACGTGAAGTGGCCAATTCAAAAAGGTGTCGTATTGTTTCTCCTTTAAAAGTGCAAGCaaaataatggtacaggtaaatatcatatatcTGTTTCACTCGTATGACGCTTTCTTCGCACTCgagaaaaaaatgtactttaatattgatatactaATAAAGCATATAGATATCTTTGTGTATGAGGGAAACATTTCCTCTGGACcaaatcatatatttttcatgCTTTATAGTTAACGTCAATAATGCACCAACTACATGTGCAAGTAAAGCTAGTATTTTCTCAAAGTAGAATGTGATATTCAAAATCCCCCGCCGAATATCCAGATGAcactttatgaaatatttttgcatgCCAATTAAAATCCTTTGTTATGCGAAGTACTAGAATGTGAAAAATAACTTCAATGGCAATAACACACAAATCACAAAGAATGCAGCTATCAAACTGTAATCACATCTTCACATAGTGGTGTACCACACTTCAAAACGTAGATCTAACCCTCAGGACGCATTAAATTTGTTCCCGAATCCCTTGACCATTACTGTCTATCATAGATTACTGTTCACAATTCTATTCCCGAAGCAAATGTATACAAACGCGGAATGAGTTTGTGGAAACAGCTGGTCAACTCAAGGCGATAATACTcatttatcaaacaattaatTATAGTCATTGACAGTATGGTTGTCCTACCGTCAAGATAACACTCTTTAGTTAAATGCAAAAGGACTGGACACAAGTTACCCTAGAAAGTTATCTCTGCATTCatgtatagatgtatatatacaattgtaagtTGCTGAAAAGATTATCTGCATATTTATCGCGTCATCGaatgtgcgtgtgtgtgtgtctttTCTGGTCGTTAGTAAATATTAGTTGTTCGATATGTTAAGTGCTAAGAGTAAACTAATGACCCGAAATTCGAGTGGTAATTTAATTCAGTTATCTTTCAATTCTAAACTGTCTTATTTGCCAGTGCAGGGAGATTGTTTAACCTGTCAGGACACCTGGCTTGCTAACCTTTAGTATATGTCAGATAAGGTTAAGTCATCACCTCTCCGGATTAAGGGGGACACAACTCATTTCACGCCTATTTGCGTGTGAGAATTGTTTATGTCATTTTTCATGTGAAGGTATGATGAAAGTATCGTGCATGTTACTAATCAGTTGCATCGTAAACATCTTAGCTAGGCGCACGTCAACGCTTACCTCCAAGTCTAACACAAAACAGTCTCAGAAGATTGAGTTTATTGTACCccgggggtatactggaatcggcCTGTCGGTCTGTCTGTCGTCCCATAATCGTGTCCGGACAACTcatcctaaaccgatgggccgattccaatgaaacctCACACGCATATAAAGGATCGAATGTAGATTTGCATGCAGCtgttaaaattacaaaatttcgGTTGGCATGGTGGCCGGTCATTTTCAACAGGTTTTCCTTGTCCGGACAGCTTCTTAACTGGTGatccgattccaatgaaacttcacacaaatataaagggTCGTGGGTAGAATTATGGTTACTATGGtaatacaataaaaacataGTGTAGGTCATTATAAAGAGCTATACCCCTCAGTCGTTTGGCCAGTACGGCATTATATTTATCCAAAATGATACTACAAAACTGTACTTTGAAAATAACATTGAGGGGGAGCGGGGTATATAAGTCAGCCATCGGCTTACAGTTATAAAAGGTCATAACATTATTTGTTTAAAGATGTTTTATCTCccaatacaggtaaatttgaATGATTAGAAAACAAGAAGAGGctgtttcatgtttttatgcaACACTTTGAATATCGTGCACACTTTACTTAACACTAAACTTTATCTTTATATCTTTTAAGTTGAAGTCGCGAAGAGTCTCCACATTTTACCCGAAATtctataatacaaatgtatatgcgATTATTTTTTGACGCTGATATTTATTCAGTTATTCCATTTGCTgctattgataacatatatttctttACCGTACGGCACTGAGATATGTACATTTGATGCATTTTTGTGACCAGTAGTGAATATGTTGTCAGCGGTGTTACATTTGAATTATCATACTTGTtgtaataatattgatatattagtTTGTTTCTTGAAATTgatatattaatgttaaaagattatttgaatacaaacttcaaatgtccgTGATAGAACATGTTTCGTGTTCATAATATCGTAAgtgaaaacaatgaaatcattaaaaaatgttttatacacATTTAATGTAAGCACTATAATCCCATAGATCGTTGCCCCATTCTCAGCAATCCTCgttctttctcaaacttttctttataaggtATTTCATGTTATCTAAAGTATGTTATATCTTGTATGATATGTCTTATAATATTGAATAGCATTATCGGCCTTAATTTTATACACTTATATATGAAAAAACTACAGTTATGATATCTGTTcttgtatacatataaacagaCACCATCGGATGAGTAAGTGTATTTATGCATTTATAAGTACGTTAACTACACATGTACTTTTGACAGATATTGAATAGTATATATGTCATCTTCAGTAATAAGTGAATGAAAGCGACCGAGGTGTTTAAAATATTACCCTTTGCTTACAAGTACATTTACTGTGTACACAGAAAATTGCTACATGATGATAGTCGGTTTCGATCTTTTAACTGTTAGTAGAAATCATGCAATTGTTGATATTCTCGACTACTTTAACCTTTCGAATATTATAGATAGACCGACACGTGTAGGTCGCACTAGCTCGACCTTACTTGACCCCATTATACTGTCCGACACGTGTAACTTTACTTATGCAGATATTATTGACGTTGAAAGTGACATTTCTGACCATACGGCGACAACTGCTGAATTGACTGTTAGAACGAATTTTAGAAGGACGTATGACAGGGAGATTAGATGCTATAATGATGTAAATTATGATTTATTCAATAGTATATTAGACGAGACGGACTGGGTTGACTTTTTTTGCGAATGCTAATTCACCAGATATGTGTAATCTTTTTACGACTAGATACCTCGACATAGCCAGAGAATGTATACCGACCCGGACTGTGACGATCAGATCAAATGACAAACCTTGGTTTGACTCAACTTTACGTAAGGAAATTAGGAAAAGAAATAGActgttgaaattatataaattatataaatcagaCCGTTCAGACAGAAACTTATCTAACTTCCGGAAGCAACGTAATCATGTAAACAACCTGAAGAAACGAACAAAAGAACttttttatgttgatataaatggTATCTTAGATAGACATTCAAGTTCAAATCCTAGAAATTTTTGGAAAAGTATTcgtaaattaataaaaacaccTCATGATTCGAACCTTATCCCACCTATTAGAGATATAGTCCGTTTCACGGTTATCCAAGAGTTTTCTCCCCTGTAACGTTTTTCGCCCTATGTGCGCAGGTGCGGAATGTCATGTCGCTTCCGGATAGTTTACCGGATAGTTGTCAAATGCAAAAATGTAAACAGCTATGGGGAAGATTTATTGTTGTGTAACAGGTTGCTCAAACTACAGCGGAAAATTAATTGACAACAGGAAGGTATCACTGCATCGATTTCCTGTGGACAGCAAGATTTCAAGAGCCTGGGAGCAACGGGTTAAGTGTTTTAGGAAGAACTTTACATTAAAAAACACCACTCGTTTGTGTATTGACCATTTTGTTGGGATAGGTGGTCCGTCTGCAGAATATCCGATCCCGAGTGTTTTCCCTCAAAAAACCTTCAAAACATCCAAGGTAAATATCTCGAATTAGTATAATGACATGTGGAATCCGCAATGGTTTTGTAAATTCATTGACAAAAGGATCGTTTAAAGAGCATGTGTATGGTCCAttacggttttttttttttatattgttgttgtttttcaaataaatgtgcGTTACGGTCACAGCTTGTGATAATAAATAGGTAAAtgtcaggttttttttatattaactcACATCATACACGTGACTTTCTTTATGGATGCacatatttaatacatgtacacgtgcTGTATCATCAAACAGCATTTGTTTTCGATAAAAATATAACGGccatatattttgtataatccAATTGACATATTGATAAGATTTATGAAACTATGTTTTTTCATTCTTCTGtgcattttaaaaaaatctaattaccctagttttttttgtttttttttttagaattgtGTTTTGACAtcttaatttttctttttcatatttctgaTTCCCTGTGCACACCACACATAATTTTAAAAGGGGAAGATGATAATTCTTCTGGAGAGAATGAAGATGGTGTTCTGCAGAGCTCTCTCCATGCCAACATTTCTTTTCTGGAGACCTCAGTGTTTATGCATGACTATGCAGGAGTAATTTCAGAGAACCATGTGTGTTCCCAGACTAATAAGTCTGAGCAAACAGATGATGTTGTGATACTGTCAAGGGAGGAGTTTGAAGAACTCTGCTGTCTTCCACACCCTTCAGAAGaagagacaaaaaaaaacactgttGATGTAGGAATTCAGTGCAAATTACCAGACATAACTATTGAGGACATCaaaaacaatgatgatgatgtgatgttttaCACTGGACTCCCATCCTTTCCTGCTCTCATTATGATTTTGAGCCGTCTAAAAACCCGCGCAAACAACATGTTTTACTGGAGGGGCAACCATTCAGCTGGCGAGAAAAGGTATCAGAGAAGTGGAAAACAGAAACCCGGACCAAAAAGGAAACTGAGAATTGAAGATGAATTTCTCCTAGTGATGATGAGATTACGACTTGGTTTGTTGTTGGAGGACCTAGCCAGAAGATTTTGTATCAGTGTGACAACTTGCTGCAACATTTGGCGAACGTGGGTGCAATTTTTGGCTCAGGATCTGGTTCCTTTGCTTATGTTTTGGCCAAGTAAGGAAGCAGTCCAAAGTAACATGCCAGCCACATTTAGGAGACGATATCCAAATACACGTGTTATACTGGACTGTACCGAGATACGGACAGAGACACCATAATCTACCAGAGCTAAGTCACTGCTGTATTCAAACTATAAGTCTCATATGACCTGGAAGGTTTTGGTAGGCATCACACCAGCTGGAGTGCCTAGTTTGGTGACATCTTGTTATGCTGGCAGCATCTCAGACAAAAAGATTACAGAGAAGTCTGGAGTGGTAGATATGTGTGATGATGGTGATGCAATCATGGTGGACAAAGGATTTCTTATATCAGACATGACTACTCCTAAGAACATCCAACTGATCATACCACCATTCAAGAGGAAACATAGAAAATTCTCCAGGAGGGAGGTGGAAACAACCCGACGAATCGCAAATCTTCGTATTCATGTTGAGCGACAGATGCAACGTATCAAACTCTTTCGTATACTGAACGGTGTAATGCCTATCAGCTCTGCAGATACAGCTTCAAATGTTTTTAAGATCTGTACTGTACAgcaataataattaaataagtatttatataataatccgaatttttatgttaataaccgtagcgactaaacaacaactgttctgaatacataatgacaaaattagacgatctgaccacacggggacattgtacgatgcttacttgccgaaatatacgcattttaattccatctttgctcaaatcaaagcatctgtgcgtttgaaagagtcagtatactgcaaagcttctaaatgatatTGTGATCATAAATTTTAGGATTATCAAGGAAACgaaaagtaaattttaaatcatttttattttgattggttaTGATTGAGGTAAGcgaattgaaataattttttccAAAGTGAATTCAATTTTCTACTCAATACTGataacttttcttttatttagataatctttatttctttcgtttcatttcattttaaagggAAAATTAGATTCCCCAATatattcgcgggaaatgaatttgatgacgtaaacGGAAGCGCATGCAttcagaacgtgacccggaagATATGTTCACCTGTAAACGACAGAAActtgacgataataaaaacagaagattaTCGAATATGACTGGATTTTTTCCGTATTtgttgagacaccaatgtgctagaATACAACGAAAGGTAACActtatttaattcatagctatcgtatcaaaTAAAACGAACAGTCATTGCGAAATAGCAGTGTCTGTTGCTgagctagacctactttcgttttacagtttacgcaCATGGTCATTTAAATACTTCATCTTCACAaccattgtctatataaatgcTTGCCCGCG contains the following coding sequences:
- the LOC117318785 gene encoding uncharacterized protein LOC117318785, with product MHDYAGVISENHVCSQTNKSEQTDDVVILSREEFEELCCLPHPSEEETKKNTVDVGIQCKLPDITIEDIKNNDDDVMFYTGLPSFPALIMILSRLKTRANNMFYWRGNHSAGEKRYQRSGKQKPGPKRKLRIEDEFLLVMMRLRLGLLLEDLARRFCISVTTCCNIWRTWVQFLAQDLVPLLMFWPSKEAVQSNMPATFRRRYPNTRVILDCTEIRTETP